CGCGAGCAGCGGGTTCACCAGCGCCGGGAACTGCGAGAGCATCGTGCCGCTCTTGGGGTTGAACGTCGGCACGAAGAAGGCCTGGAAGCCGAGCTGGTCCTTCTTGCCCTGCGGGTCGCGGTAGCCGTCGTACACCTTCACCACGCCGTTGGAGGTGACGTTGCCGTCGAGCGGCAGCAGCGGTACGGCGTCGTGGTAGACGACGTTTCCCTTGCCGTCGCGGACGGTGATGACGGGGGCGTAGCCGTGGCTGACGAGGTAGACCTTGGCGTCGTCGATCTTCAGCGGCTGGTTGACCTTGACGGTGGTCGACTGCTCCTTGCCGTACGCGCCCTTGCTGTAGGTGATCCTCGCCTCGAAGGTGCGCGGGGTGCCCCGGTTGGGGCCGTCGACCTCGTAGGTCGCCTTGAAGTCCTTCAGGTCGAAGCTGAACGGCACCAGGTCGTCGTTCTGGAACATGGTGCCGGACTTGAAGTCGTCGTACTGCGACAGTGCGTTGGCGAACCCGTCGCCCTCGACGACCAGCTTGGTGCCGTCCGACTTGTACAGCTGGCCCGAGGCGAAGGCGATCAGCAGCACGATCAGGGCGATGTGGAAGGCCAGGTTGCCCAGTTCACGCGCATAGCCCTTCTCGGCGGCGACCGCGTCACCGGCGAGGTGGGCGCGGAAACGGCGCCTCTTGAGCAGGGCGAGCGCGGCCTCGCGGACCTGCTCGGGGTCGGCGGTCGTACGCCACGTCGTGTACGCGGGCAGCCGGGTCAGCCGCTTGGGAGCGGCCGGCGGACGGCCGCGCAGCTGGCCGACGAACTGCCAGGTGCGCGGGACGATGCAGCCGATGAGGGAGACGAACAGCAGGATGTAGATGGCGGAGAACCACACCGAGCTGTAGACGTGGAACAGGCCGAGCTTGTCGTAGATCGGCGCGAGCGTCCGGTGGGCCTTGCGGAAGTCGTCGACCTTGTTCAGGTCGGCGCCGGTCTGCGGGATGAGCGAGCCGGGGATCGCGCCGAGCGAGAGCAGCAGGAGCAGCAGCAGCGCGACCCGCATGGAGGTCAGCTGCCGCCAGAACCAGCGAACCCAGCCGACGACGCCGAGGCCGGGCACCCCGGAGAGCTCCTCCTGCGGGGCGGTGGACAGCTGGGAGCCGGCCGCCCCGAGGTCGTCGTGACGATCCTCCTGGCGGTCCTCCTGGCCCGGGTCCTTGTCGGTTTCGGTCGTACTCATCGATCAGATCCCCACGGTGAAGCCATCGGACCAGGTCTGCATCTGCTGCACCAGACTGTCCCAGGCGCCGGTCAGCAGCAGCACACCGGTCACGATCATCATCGTGCCGCCGATGCGCATCACCCAGACATAGTGGCGCTTGACCCAGCCGAACGCACCGAGCGCCTTGCGGAAGGCGACCGCGGTGAGGACGAAGGGGACGCCGAGGCCGAGGCAGTAGGCGACGGTCAGGATCGCGCCCCGCCCGGCGCTCGCCTGCTGGGAGGACAGGGCGATGACGGAGGCGAGGGTCGGACCGATGCAGGGGGTCCAGCCGACTCCGAACAGGGCGCCGAGGAGCGGCGCGCCGACCAGGCCGGCGGCCGGGCGCCGGTGGAAGCGGAACTCACGCTGGGTCAGCCAGGGCATCAGCCCCATGAAGAAGACACCGAGCAGGATCATGAGCACGCCGAGCACCTGCGACAGGGTGTCCTTGTACTCCTGCAAGGTGGAGCCGAAGTAGCCGAACAGCGCCCCGCCGGAGACGAACACGACGGTGAAGCCGAGGACGAACAGGGCGGCGCCGGTGGCCATCCGCCCGCGCCGCGCCTCGCCCAGGTCGGTGCCGGCGACCCCGGTGACGTAGGAGAGGTAGCCGGGTACCAGCGGCAGCACGCACGGGGAGAAGAAGGAGACGAGCCCGCCGAGCAGGGCGACCGGCAGGGCGATCAGCAGGGCGCCGTTGAGTACGGTCTGGTTCTGGCCCGTCGCCGCCAGCGTCAGGGTCGCGCTCACGTCACTTCTCCGCGACGACCGGCTTGAGCATCTTCAGCAGGGCGGTGTCGTCGAGCGCCTCAAGGGCTCGCGCGGCGACCTTCCCCTGCCGGTCGATGATGAGAGTGGAGGGGATCAGCTGCGGGTTGAGCGTGCCCCGCTGGAAGCGGAGCATCAGCTTGCCCGTGGGGTCGTACAGGCTCGGGTAGCCGATCCCGTGCTCCTTCTCGAAGGCGATCGCCGGGGTGGTGCTGGTGTCCCGGGTGTTGATGCCGACGAACTGCACACCCTGGCCCTCGTACTGCTTCGACACCTTGGCGAAGTACTGGGCCTCCTCGCGGCACGGCCCGCACCACGAGCCCCAGACGTTGATGACGACGACTTTGCCCTTGTAGTCGGCGACGTCCAGGGTCTTGCCGTCGATGGTCTTTCCGGACAGGTCCGGGGCCGCGGCGCGCTCGCCCGCCGGCACGGTGGCGATGCCGTTGTTGCCGGTGACGAAGTTGGTGTTGCCACCGCCGCCGGAGGTGCCGCCCTTGCCGCACGCGGACAGGGTCAGAGCCGCAACGGCGGCCACGGCGCTGAGCAGGACGGCGCGGCTACGGGTACTCATGTGAAAAGTTTCGCATGCCGGTTCCGGCGATCTCGCACGCCCCCCTGCCGGGCGGAAAACCGCATTTCAGGGCGTATTTACACGGGACATTTCCGACAGGGGGCCGGCAAGGGGCTAGGCGAGGAAGGTCTTCCAGCCGCCCGCCGGAGCCTGTCCGGGCGCCAGCGTGCGCAGCTTGGCGAGCACCTCGGGCTTCTGCACGTCGATCCAGTCGCAGAACTGCCGGAAGGAGACGAGCCGTACGTCGGCCCCCTTCTCCTTCGCCTGGGCGATGTGCTTGAAGGCCTGCTCGACGGCGTCCATGTAGATGCCGCCGTTCCAGTGCTCGAAGTGGTTGCCGATGAAGAACGGCGCCCGGTTCGAGAAGTATGCCCGCTTGAAGCCGGCGATGTACGCCCCGGCCGCCTGCTCGCGCCAGGCCGGGTAGTTGTAGGCCGGCGCCTTGGTCGAGTTCTGCGACTGGTTGAACATCATGTTGTAGTCCATCGAGAGGACCTGGAACTTCCGGCCGGGGAAGGGGATCTCCTGGAGCGGCAGGTCCCACAGCCCGTGCTTCTTCACCGGCCACATCTGCAGGCCGCCGGGCGAGGAGGCGTCGTAACGCCAGCCCAGTTCCCGGGCGGTGGGCAGCAGGTTCTCCTGGTTGAGCAGACAGGGCGTACGGCCGCCGACGAGTTCCTTGTCGTAGTCGAACGGAAGGGCCGGCAGGTCGGTGAGGCCGGTGTTGGTCTTCCAGTTCTTGACGAAGGACTTGGCCTGCTTGATCTCGCTGTGCCACTGCTGGGGCGTCCACCACTTCACCGAGGTGTGGGCCTCGCCACAGAAGTGACCGTTGAAGTGGGTGCCTATCTCGTGGCCTTCGAGCCAGGCCCGGCGGACGTTGGTCAGCGTGGCCTTGATGTGGTCGTCGGCGAGGTAGCCGATGTCGGAGGCGCCGATCTTGTTGTTCGGCGGCACGTACAGGCGCTTCTTCGACTCGGGCAGCAGATACAGGCCCGACAGGAAGAAGGTCATGCTCGCGCCGTGCTGCTTGGCCAGGTCCAGGAAGCGCGGGAAGAGCCCGTTGCCGACCTCGCCGGCGCCGTCCCAGGAGAACACCACGAACTGCGGCGGGGCCTGGCCGGGCTCCAGCGGCTCGGGCTTGGCCGGCTGGTGCGGCTGCTTGCCGGTGAAGGACGTGGAGCCGTCCCCGATGGGCCGGCCCTGCGGCGCGCCGCTCGCGTCGCCGCCGTTTCCGTTCTTTCCGTCGCCGGAACCGTCCGAGGCCCCGGCGCCGTCCGATGACGTGTGGCCGCCGCAACCGGCGAGGGTGGCGGCGGCCGCGGCACCCGCGCCGAGGCCGAGTATGCCCCGGCGGGAGAAGGTCCGGGAGACGGTGCGCATGGAGTTCCCCGATCATCGCGCCTGTTGGTGGTCACTCAATGAGAGGGCACGGCGATCGGGGAGGTTCACCTTGATTCGTATGTTTTTCGCAATATCTCCGGCAAAAGCGCCCTACGACAAGTCAAACGGGCTGCCAGGAGCGGTGGTTAGGCGCCGAAGGCCTTGCTCTTTCCCTGCACCGGCTTGGCACCGGCCCGCAGATGCGCCGGGACCAGATCGATGGCGGGCTCGCTGTAACCGACCGACACGATCCTGTCGCCCAGGAAGGTGAAGCTCGTCAGCGAGGCGAGCGTGCACTGCCGCTTGCGCGGATCGTGCCACAACCGCCGCCGCTCCACATAGGACCGCACGATCCAGATCGGCAGCTGATGGCTCACCAGCACCGCCTCGTGCCCGCGCGCCTGGTCCTTGGCCGCGTTCAGCGCGCCCATCATCCGCACGACGATGTCGACGTACGGCTCACCCCAGGACGGCTTGAAGGGGTTGACCAGGTGCTTCCAGTTCTCCGGCTTGCGCAGGGCGCCGTCGCCCACGCCGAAGGTCTTGCCCTGGAAGACGTTGTCGGCCTCGATGAGCCGCTCGTCGGTGTCCAGGTCGAGACCGTGCGCCTTGGCGATCGGGGCTGCCGTCTCCTGCGCCCGCTCCAGCGGCGAGGCGCAGACGTACGTCACGTCCCGCGAGGCCAGGTGCTCGGCGTCCCGCTCGGCCATCTGCCGGCCCAGCTCGGACAGGTGGTAGCCGGGCAGCCGCCCGTACAGGATCCCGGTCGGGTTCTCGACCTCGCCGTGCCGCACGAGATGGACGACCGTGACGTCCTTGCTGCTGTCGCTCATTCTGCCGTGGCCTCCGCAGCCGCCCGGGCCGCCGCCGGAAGGGCGTCGGCGATCTTCTGGATGGCCCGCTCGTCGTGGGCCGTGGACACGAACCAGGACTCGAAGGACGACGGCGGCAGATAGACGCCGTTCGCCAGCAGCGAGTGGAAGAACGCGGTGAAGCGGTACGACTCCTGCCGCTTGGCGTCCTCGTAGTCGCGCACCTGCCGGTCGGTGAAGAACACCGAGAACATGTTGGAGGCGGTCTGCAGCCGGTGCGCGACGCCCTCCTTGTTCAGCGCCTCGGTGACGAGGGCCTGGATCTGCGCGGACACGGCGTCGACGGTGTCGTACGCGGCGTCGTCGAGCAGCCGCAGCTGGGCGAGCCCGGCGGCGGTGGCGACGGGATTACCGGAGAGGGTGCCGGCCTGGTAGACGGGCCCGGCGGGAGCGAGGTGAGCCATGACGTCGGTCCGCCCCCCGAAGGCGGCGGCGGGGAACCCGCCTCCCATCACCTTCCCGAACGTCATCAGGTCGGGCTTGACCCCGTCGATCCCGTACCACCCGGCGCGGCTGGTCCGGAAGCCGGTCATCACCTCGTCGGAGATGTAGAGGGCGCCGTTCTTGTGGCAGGCGTCCCTGAGCCCCTGGTTGAACCCGGGGTCCGGCGGTACGACGCCCATGTTCCCGGGCGAGGCCTCGGTGATCACGCACGCGATCTCACCGGGGTGCCGGTGGAAGGCCTCCTGCACGGCCTCCAGGTCGTTGTACGGCAGCACGATCGTGTCACCGGCCTGGGCGCCGGTGACGCCGGGGGTGTCGGGCAGCGCGAACGTGGCGACGCCGCTGCCGGCCGCGGCGAGCAGCGCGTCCACGTGCCCGTGGTAGCACCCGGCGAACTTGATCACCTTGGACCGCCCGGTGAACCCACGGGCGAGCCGGATGGCGGACATGGTCGCCTCGGTCCCGCTGCTGACGAGCCGGACCTGCTCCACGGGCTCCACCCGGGCGACGATCTCCTCGGCGAGCGCGACCTCGCCCTCACCGGGCGTGCCGAAGGACGTACCGCGGGCGACGGCCTCCTGGACGGCGGCGATGACCTCGGGGTGCGCGTGCCCGAGGATCATCGGCCCCCAGGAGCAGACGAGGTCGACGTACTCCCGGCCATCCGCATCTGTCAGGTAGGGGCCGCGGCCGGACACCATGAAGCGGGGCGTGCCGCCGACGGCGCGGAAGGCGCGCACCGGCGAGTTCACACCGCCGGGCGTGACGGCGGAGGCGCGGTCGAAGAGCGCCTGGGAGGCGGGCGCATCGTAGGGATAGGGCGTTTCGCTCAGGGCACTCATGACGTGCGACTTCTCCGCCTTCTCGGAACTGACGGTTGCGTGGTGACCTCCTCAGGGTAGGCCGCGGCACGGTCGTGCCGCGGCCCGCCTCCGGCCCGCAGCGCCGCGGGGGCGCCATCTGCGAGACTGAGACCTGATACACACAGCTCATACGCACGTAGTGATCAGGGACCGGGAAATACCCCGTGGACTGTTGTTCCACCGCACGTTTCGGCGGGCGGACGTGGGGGAGGTCACTGACACGATGATCGGGTTGCGCGGCGGGGGCCACGCGTCCTAGAAAAGCAGTCGGGTGGAGATATGCATCGCGGTGGCGGACTGGGCGAGGGGACTGATGACCTGGGTCCTCGACGTGCCCGGCGGGGAAGGCACCGGCGCGACGCGGAGGAGACAACCGAAACACGGCAGAGCGACGCACGTCAGACACAGGATGTACCGGGTGAGCCCGATCGGTACGACCGGCGGACCGACCGGCAGCTGGAGAGCCAGCTCGACCGGTCGATCGACCGCCGGCCGGGCCCCCGGGCCGACCGCCCGAGGGCGGGGAGCAGGAATGGTGGTCGGGTGGGGGTGACGTACAAATACTTCGGCGCGCCGGACGGCGCGACCGCGGCCCGCGTCCCCATCTCGATGCGCCCCGAGGAACTCGGCGGCGACGAGCTGGGCATGAACGGCATGTTCACCAAGATCAAGCCGGAGACGATGGCCGCGATGGTGCTGACCGGCATCGAGGGCGTCCCCCTGCACAAGGTCCCGCCCCTGGAACTGGTCGTCCTGCACCCCGACTACGCGGTCGTCAAACTCCCCATGACCGTCGTCGACCCCCTGCGCGGCATCGGTGAGGAGGCGGTGGGCGCGGCGGCCTTCATCTGGTCGACGGTGCCGGACCGGGGTGGGCCGCGGGATGCGTTCAATGTGTATCAGTTGCTGCACGAGTGGCAGGACTTCTCGCACCGGCTGCATGAGGCCGGGCATCAGCCGTACTGCCTGGTGTGGCCCTGATCGGCTCTGAGCTGGGGTTTCTTGCGGGTTGGGCGGGGTCTTCGGACCTCGCCCTTTTGGGTGCCGGGGAGGGCCGTCAGGCGGCCAGGGCACATTGAGGGCACATTGGTTTTGCTGGGTGCACTGAAGTGCCCTGGGCGGCGGGCGGGTCGCCGTCGTCTGCCGCCTCGGCTTCCGTATCCGTTTCCGTTTCCGTGAAGGCGTCGTCGATCGCCTTGCGGGTGCGGGTCTCGCTGGACGGCAACAGGTGGGTGTACGTCCGCAGCGTGAAGCCCGGGTCCGAGTGGCCGAGGTACTCGGAGAGCGCCTTGATGCTCTCCCCCGCGTCCAGGAGCACGGAGGCGTACGCGTGCCGGAGGGCGTGCATGCCGTCTTCTGGGGCCGCCTGCAGGTAGCGCGCGCCGCGCTCGCGGGGAGGGATCACGCCGGCGGCGGCCAGGGCGCGCTTCCAGTCGCCCATGTTGAAGACGCTGCGGTTGTAGGCCCGCCCCTTCGCGTCGACGAAGAGGAGACGGAAGGTCTTCAGCTCGCCGTCCGGCTTGGCCCAGGGCAGGGTGACCTCGGCGGGCGGGAACTCCTTCATGTGGGCCTTGAGGGCGGCAGCAAGCTGGGCCGATAGAGGCACCGACCGGATCTTGTTGCCCTTGGGCAGGGCGAAGACGGGCTTCGTACCGACGAGCCGAACCTGGCGGTTGACGTGGATCCAGCCGCCCTTGAAGTCGATGTCCTCGACGGCGAAGCCGAACACCTCGCCCTGGCGCAGGCCGCAGCCGAAGGCAAGCTTGCCGCCGGCCTGGAAGCGCTTCGGTAGGCCGGCGATGACGGCGCGCACGCGCTCCAACGGCCAAGGGATGATCTTCTTCTTGGTCGCGGTCGGCAGCTTGACCGACTTCGCCTTGCAGGGGTTCTTCGGCAACAGCCCGTCCTCCACGGCCGCGCCGAGGATGCTGGAGAGGATGTCGAAGATGCCATCGATCGTCGATACTTCGAGGCCACTGTCCTGAAGCGTCCGGATCCAACCCTGAACGACCGAGGGCTGGTTGAGGGACCGCAGCTCGCGTCGGCCGAGGTGCTCGACTATGTGGTTGCGGACGGTCGCCTCGTAGCGGAGTGCGGTCGTCGGGCCGACGGAGTTCGCGTCGAGCCACTTCTGCGCGTAGGCGCCGAGCGTCTGCTTCGTCTCTGCGGGGACGACGTAGGAGCCGCGCCGGATCTCTACGTCCACCTCGGCGGCGCGGTTGTCCGCCTCCGCCTTGGTATCGAAGTTCTCCTTGCGCTGGCTGCCGTCCGGGTCGCGGTAGCGGACGCCGGAGGGTGGTGAGCAAGGACAACGCGGAACTGTTCCTGGAGACCGCCAAGGCTCTGTACTTCCCGCAGCGCACCAGCGCCGCCGCCCTGCACCAGCTGAAGGGCACTATGCCCGAACCCGACCGACAGCGTCTTGCCGGCTACCTGCGGTCCCCCGAGGCTCCGGATGCCAAGCGGGACGACGCGCTCGCCCTGCTGGACCGGATGCGGCAGGACGCCAAACAGTACGGGATCGTGCCCGTCCCGGAGGTGGCTGCCCGATGACCACGACCGCTCCCGACTTGGCGGCACGGTTCCGCACCGACGGATTCGCCTTCCCTGTGGACGCGCTCACGCGTGCCGAGGCCGAACAGGCGCTGGCCGAGTGCCAAACCTACTTGCGTGCCGTGAGCGCAGTGGGCGGCGCCCTGGCACGGTACGCGGCCTTCCCCAAGATCCACCTGGTCGCCTCCTGGGCCGATCGGATCGTGCACCACCCCGCGATCCTCGACGCCGTCGAGTCACTGCTGGGACCCGACCTGCTGGTGTGGTCCACCAACCTCTTCATCAGGCCCGCGCACAGCGGTAGTTCACTCGCCTGGCACCAGGACGCCGTCTACCTGGGCCTGGACGGCTACCAGCAGCACGCGGCACGCGTCTGGGTCGCGCTCACCGACACCACTGTCGCCAACGGCACCATGCGCTACGCGCGGGGTTCACATCTGCGCGGCGCGTTGCCACATCGGTTCGGTGGTTCCGGCCTAGAGGACATCATGCGCGGTGAGGAGATCGCCGTCGACATCGATGAGGCGGCGGCTGTCGACGTTCTCCTTGACGCTGGCCAGTGCTCTGTGCACCATCTGGCCATGGCCCACGCTTCGGGCCCCAACCAGACCGATACTGGACGTTTCAACTTCGCAATCGACTACATCACACCGCGAGTCTCCCCCACCGCGGGCGAGGACAGCGCCCTGCTCGTCCGCGGCACGGACACCGGTGCTTTCCTGCCCGAGCGCAGGCCCGAGTCCAACTTCGACCAGGCCGCCCTGAACGAGTTCTACTCCGCTGTCACTCGTCGCCAGAAGCGGATCGACCAGACGGTCCAGAAACGGAACGCCGGGAAAGGCCCCGACACACCCCGGGACCCGTCGTGACGACGGCACGCCCTACCGGCAAGGACGCCGACTCCGCGGTCTCCGAAGCCGCCGACGCCGACTGGCTGTCCGGGATCGTGCCTCCCTGGTGGACGGCCGGAAGCGTCCCTCACCGGATGGACCTGTCCGGCTGGATGCCACCCGTGATCGACCAGGGGCAGGTCCCACTGTGCACCGCCGCGGTCACCACGGCGATCGCCGGCTATTACGCCCGCCGGGCCAAGCAGCTGGAGTTCACCCCCTCAGTCCTTTTCAATTACCGGCTCTCACGCCGGCTCGCCGGTTCCGCGGACCGCAAGGGCTCCCGTCTCGAACACAGCTTCCGCGCCTGGGCAGAGTCGGGGCTGTGCGAGGAGGCAGCCTGGCCGTACGACGAACTCGGTCCGACCCGGGTCGACCGGGATCCGCCCGAGCACTGCCACGTCACCGCGCGGCACTCCCGCCCGATCGCGCGTCCGCTGCGCGCGCCGGACGGGGCTGGCCTGCTCGACCTGGCGCGCCGGTACATCGCGCTGGGCATCCCTGTGAGCGTGGAGATCCGGCTCTGTCCGTCGATCTCCATGTCCCTGCTGAACGGCGGTGTCATTCCTGTACAGCTGCCCACGGAGCAGTCGGTGGGACCTCATGTGGTCCTGTTGACCGGCTACGACGACGAGGCGGACACCGCTCCCTACGACCGGGGTACCGGCTCGGGAGCCTTCCGCGTCCGGAACAGCTGGGGAACCGGCTGGGGGGTCCAGGGCTACGGCCTCCTTCCCTACGCCTTCCTCGAACAGAAGCTCACTGGCGAGAACTGGATCGTCGTGGAAGAGGACTGGCAGAAACAGTGAGTGCGGCTCGTCCGGAAAGCTCTCTTTTTCGGCCCGCGTCTACGAAAGAAAGCAGCCAGTACGGGTCTTCGCGTCGCTTAGCCACGAAGAGCCAGCGGGAATAATAACCAGTGAACCTAACACCCCCCACAGGAAAGTTGGTTGACGTTGCGGAGGTTCCTGGCGACCACCGCCCGTTGGGCGGCACCTACCGTTGTCCTCGCTCAGGTCTGCCTCGTATGGACCGGCGTGTTCAGCCTCGGCGAGGCGGTGGCGGTCGGACTGTTACTCGAACTCCTCCTGGCCGGGATCGTGATCACCGAATTTACCCTTGCCACGCGGGCCTACAAGACCTCCCGGAGCCGGGGGGCCGACGGGCAGGAGGCCCTCAACCAGGCGCTATCCACCGTGCTCCCTGCCCCGGTGGCCAAGGTGATGGGGATGGAATTCGGCCTTTTCCGCGCTCTTTGGCGCTGGATCCGCCGCAAGCCGGACGCACCGGAAGGCCACCAGATCCTGACCTACGGCTCGGAAATCAAGCCAATCATGTGGGCAATGGTGTTTCTCGTGCCTCTGGAGATCCTCGCCGTCGAGTTTCTCGTCCCCTGGTCCGTGGTGCGCATCATCCTGCTGGCGCTCTCCATCTATGGAACCCTCTGGGTGCTCGGCTTCATCGCGGCACTGTCCATCCGCCCGCACAGCGTCGGCGACGGCAAAATGGTGCTGCGGTTTGCTCACTTCGTACAGATCGCGATCCCGCTTGACCTCGTCGAATCGGTCCGCGCGACCCGGCACAGCGGCTATCGCAGAGCCGTCCAGATCAACGACGGCATCCTGGCGATGCCAATCGGTGACTCCACCACCCTGAGCGTCAAGCTGCGCGAGCCGTACTCTGTGGCGCCCAAGCCCGGGAAGCCGTTCCAGGAGGTGCGAGAGGTCCGCTTCGCCGCGGACAACACTCGTGAAGCCGTCCGTATCCTCACGGCGAACATCGTCGCCGACTGATCCGGCTGTCGGCCCTCGACGGTCGTGGTCGCCTAGGGCACATCCAGGGCACATGAGCCTGGGAAACGGCGTTGACCCGTGAGAACTACCGAGAGGAGTTTTCGCAGGTCAACGCACATTTCACTGAGAAACCCCAGGTCAGCGCCCTGCCACGCCCAATCGCTGCACGAGTGGCAGGACTTCTCGCATCGGCTGCATGAGGCGGGGCATCAGCCGTATTGCCTTGTTTGGCCCTGAGGTGGGGTTTCACGGTCTGTGGGCGGGGTTTTCGGACCCCGTCTTCGTCATGTACCCGGAGGGGTGAAGCCCGGGTCCGAGTGGCCGAGGTACTCGGAGAGCGCCGCGCCGGATCACGTCGAGGCCGAGACCTCATGTCTCCCTCCGCGGGAGAGTCAGACCCTTCTTCTCATCATGTGATCCGTGGATAGCATCGGGGATCATGACGCTGACGCAGCGGTGGACTTCCCGTGTTCTCCTGGTGGACGGTGACGATCGTCTGCTCCTGCTGTGCGGCCGTGATCCGCGCAGGCCGGGGGCACGATGGTGGTTCACCGTCGGTGGTGGCGTCGAGGACGGCGAGAGCTATCCCCAGGCTGCCGTGCGTGAAGTATGGGAGGAGACGGCGCTGTCTCTCCCCGTTGGGCGCTTGGGCCCCGTTGTCTGGACCCGGCAGGCGATCTTCAGCGTGGACGGCCGTGTCTTCGACCAGTACGAGGAATACCGTCTTGCCCGCGTCACGGCCGACGAGGTCCGCGGGATGAACGTCCGGACGCAGGAGGCCCGTTACGGGCATCGTTGGTGGTCGGCAGCGGAACTCGCCACCACTGCGGAGACCGTCCGACCGAAGAGGATGGCTTCTCTCCTGCCCGATGCGCTGTCGGCCGTGGGCCTTGACCGAGCCCCTGTGCATCTGGGCAATTTCAACGAAGACACCGATCCGGAGTAGCGCATCGGTACGGTTTGAGCGGCCGAGCCATATTTTGTCGCGATACAACCCGTATAGTCGAGCGGGCAGTTGGTTGACTGGGACGCATGACGTCATCTGCGTTCGAGACGGACAGGCCCGATCCCGTCAGCTACCTCGACCGGCTCGCCACGAGCGATCTCGGCCGCTCCTACAAGCGGCGGATGCTCGACGAACTGGACCTGCGTGCCGGACACCGGGTGCTCGACCTCGGCTGCGGCCCCGGTACCGACCTTGAGGCGCTCGCCCAGGCAGTCACCCCGGCCGGCGCTGTCGTCGGCGTCGACCACGACCGGAACATGGTGGACGCCGCGCGGGCCCGCACCGCCGGTGAGGCCGTGGTGGACGTCCGGCACGCGGACATCCACGACCTGCCGATGCCCGACCGCACCGCCGACCGCGCCCGCACCGACCGGGTCCTTCAGCACGTCGCCGATCCCCTGGCCGCGCTCGGTGAGATCCGCCGGGTCCTGCGGCCGGGCGGGCGGCTCGTCATGGGCGAGCCCGACTGGGAAACCCTGGCCGTCGACCATCCGGACAGCGACCTGACGCGTGCCTACACCCGCCATGTGGCCGAACGCGTCGTCCGCAACGCGGGGATCGGCAGGCAACTGGCGCGCCTGGCGACCGAGAGCGGCTTCAGGGTGCCCACAGTCATCCCTGTCACACCTGTCTTCCGGGACGTCCAGGTCGCGGACAAGATCCTCGGCCTGGAACGCACCACCCGGCGCGCAGTCGAAGCCGGCTACTTCAGCGACCAGGCGGCGGAAGCCTGGCTGAGCCATCTCACGCGGGGCCCTTTTCTCGCGGCGGTGACGTTCTACATCGTCGTGGCCGAGGCGTAGTCGCGCGTCGCCTGGCCGTGGTCGGCGCGGCGGTCTTCCCCGTCTCGCCGACCACGGCAGGCAGCGGCCAGGCTCGTCGCTAAGCCCGGGCATCGGGGGCAGACCGGTTGTCATGCCGCGGGGTCCCGGCGGACGAGCACGAGGACGGCGGCGCAGGTGGCCAGGGTGATCGTGGCCACCTGCGCCACGATGCCGGTGCCGAGGTGGGCGGTCCCGGAGGGGTCGAACAGGTGGGTCCAGTCCTGCCAGTAGTGCACGGGCAGGACCGCCTGCAGGGCGGGCAAGGCGTGCGAGCCGTTGAAGAGGCTGGCTGCGATCACGAAGGCGACGACGGCGCCGAGGGCCTCGATGCCGCGGGGCAGGAGAAGTCCCATGGCGAACGCGATCGTTGCGATGCTCAGCATGCACAGCAGGCAGTAGCCGGTCGCCGACAGGACCCGGGTGGCCGTCTCGCCG
Above is a genomic segment from Streptomyces fodineus containing:
- a CDS encoding C1 family peptidase, whose protein sequence is MTTARPTGKDADSAVSEAADADWLSGIVPPWWTAGSVPHRMDLSGWMPPVIDQGQVPLCTAAVTTAIAGYYARRAKQLEFTPSVLFNYRLSRRLAGSADRKGSRLEHSFRAWAESGLCEEAAWPYDELGPTRVDRDPPEHCHVTARHSRPIARPLRAPDGAGLLDLARRYIALGIPVSVEIRLCPSISMSLLNGGVIPVQLPTEQSVGPHVVLLTGYDDEADTAPYDRGTGSGAFRVRNSWGTGWGVQGYGLLPYAFLEQKLTGENWIVVEEDWQKQ
- a CDS encoding NUDIX hydrolase, translated to MTLTQRWTSRVLLVDGDDRLLLLCGRDPRRPGARWWFTVGGGVEDGESYPQAAVREVWEETALSLPVGRLGPVVWTRQAIFSVDGRVFDQYEEYRLARVTADEVRGMNVRTQEARYGHRWWSAAELATTAETVRPKRMASLLPDALSAVGLDRAPVHLGNFNEDTDPE
- a CDS encoding methyltransferase domain-containing protein: MTSSAFETDRPDPVSYLDRLATSDLGRSYKRRMLDELDLRAGHRVLDLGCGPGTDLEALAQAVTPAGAVVGVDHDRNMVDAARARTAGEAVVDVRHADIHDLPMPDRTADRARTDRVLQHVADPLAALGEIRRVLRPGGRLVMGEPDWETLAVDHPDSDLTRAYTRHVAERVVRNAGIGRQLARLATESGFRVPTVIPVTPVFRDVQVADKILGLERTTRRAVEAGYFSDQAAEAWLSHLTRGPFLAAVTFYIVVAEA